A stretch of the Dechloromonas sp. TW-R-39-2 genome encodes the following:
- a CDS encoding DNA polymerase IV — protein sequence MNSQLRIAHLDMDAFFASVELLRYPELRGQAVVVGGRNVAQPALQADGKRHFARLRDYVGRGVITTSTYEARALGVFSGMGLMKSAQLAPDAILLPANFDAYRHYSRSFKAAVASIVPHIEDRGIDEIYIDFGEGVEDVRSLALQIKSAVFEATGLSCSIGVSPNKLLSKIGSDLDKPNGLTLLEMADVPARIWPLPVRKIGGIGPKAGEKLGRLGIRTIGELAAAAPEFLVGQFGRSTGEWLHRVAHGIDARGVVTESEPKSISRETTFERDLHARHDRAELSEIFTSLCVRVADDLARKGYLSRTIGIKLRYADFHAVTRDVTLPLCIGEAAEIRKAAGECLKRVPLLQKIRLLGVRAGGLVARKETPADHVAIQAELPF from the coding sequence ATGAACAGTCAGTTGCGTATTGCTCATCTCGACATGGATGCCTTTTTTGCCTCCGTCGAGTTGCTGCGTTATCCCGAATTGCGTGGTCAGGCCGTGGTCGTCGGTGGGCGCAATGTCGCCCAGCCGGCGCTGCAGGCTGACGGCAAGCGGCATTTTGCCCGTTTGCGCGATTACGTCGGGCGTGGCGTGATTACGACATCGACCTACGAAGCGCGGGCGCTGGGCGTTTTTTCCGGCATGGGGCTGATGAAATCGGCCCAGTTGGCGCCCGATGCCATTCTCTTGCCGGCCAACTTCGATGCTTACCGGCACTACTCCAGAAGCTTCAAAGCGGCGGTGGCGAGCATCGTGCCGCACATCGAGGATCGGGGCATCGATGAAATCTATATTGATTTCGGCGAGGGTGTGGAGGATGTCCGGTCGCTTGCCTTGCAGATCAAATCTGCCGTTTTCGAGGCCACCGGCCTGAGTTGTTCGATCGGTGTCTCGCCCAACAAGCTATTGTCGAAAATAGGTTCCGATCTCGACAAGCCGAATGGCCTGACTCTCCTCGAAATGGCCGATGTGCCGGCGCGCATCTGGCCTTTACCAGTGCGCAAGATTGGCGGTATCGGCCCGAAGGCCGGTGAAAAACTGGGCCGCCTCGGGATCAGGACCATCGGCGAACTGGCTGCCGCTGCTCCTGAGTTTCTGGTCGGGCAATTCGGGCGCAGTACCGGCGAGTGGTTGCATCGTGTGGCGCATGGCATCGACGCGCGGGGCGTGGTGACCGAATCCGAGCCCAAGTCGATCAGCCGTGAAACGACATTCGAGCGCGATTTGCATGCCCGGCATGACCGGGCCGAACTGTCCGAAATATTTACCAGCCTGTGCGTACGGGTGGCCGACGATCTGGCGCGCAAGGGCTATCTCAGTCGAACCATCGGCATCAAGCTGCGTTATGCCGATTTCCATGCCGTAACGCGCGATGTCACCTTGCCTCTGTGCATCGGTGAGGCGGCTGAGATCAGGAAGGCGGCCGGGGAATGCCTGAAGCGTGTTCCGCTGCTCCAGAAAATTCGTCTGCTTGGTGTGCGGGCTGGTGGCCTGGTGGCGCGGAAGGAAACGCCGGCCGATCACGTTGCGATCCAGGCCGAGTTGCCGTTCTGA
- a CDS encoding DNA-3-methyladenine glycosylase I has product MERCPWSEGFDLYREYHDREWGVPLRDDRALFELLILEGAQAGLSWATVLKKRVHYRQVFDGFEPALIARYDDAKVAALLADPGIIRNRAKVAAMIQNARSYLALQAEGQSFSDFLWKFVGGETIHNHWATMAEVPAKTAQSDAMSKALLRAGFKFVGSTICYAFMQASGMVNDHLLACPRHAEVQKYQPIRA; this is encoded by the coding sequence ATGGAGCGCTGCCCCTGGTCCGAGGGTTTTGATCTTTACCGCGAATACCATGACCGGGAATGGGGCGTGCCGCTGCGCGACGACCGCGCCCTGTTTGAACTGTTGATCCTGGAGGGGGCGCAGGCCGGGCTGTCATGGGCTACGGTGTTGAAAAAGCGGGTGCACTATCGACAGGTTTTCGATGGCTTCGAGCCTGCCCTGATCGCCCGTTACGACGATGCCAAAGTAGCGGCTTTACTGGCCGACCCCGGCATTATCCGCAATCGGGCCAAGGTCGCGGCGATGATACAGAACGCCCGTTCCTACCTCGCGCTGCAGGCCGAAGGGCAGTCGTTCAGTGACTTTCTCTGGAAATTCGTCGGCGGCGAGACGATTCACAATCACTGGGCGACGATGGCCGAGGTGCCGGCCAAGACGGCGCAGTCCGATGCAATGAGCAAGGCCCTGCTGCGCGCCGGCTTCAAGTTTGTCGGTTCGACCATCTGCTATGCCTTCATGCAGGCTTCAGGGATGGTCAATGATCATCTGCTGGCTTGCCCGCGCCATGCCGAGGTGCAGAAGTACCAGCCAATTCGGGCTTGA
- a CDS encoding YceH family protein, with protein MMSLLPTLSPIESRILGTLVEKQRTVPDTYPLSLNALVAGCNQKTSRSPVMEVSEAEALAAVDRLKEHQLVHEVSGSRVVRFAHNLEKQLGIPTQASALLTVLLLRGPQTAGELRLNCERLHKFADISSVEAFLDELACRPEGEMLVIELPRLPGARENRWMHLLGGELLIDAPAHAVPVGASGAAIEALTERVATLEAELAALRSRFEAFVAEIGG; from the coding sequence ATGATGTCCCTGTTGCCGACACTGTCGCCGATTGAAAGCCGAATCCTCGGAACGCTGGTTGAAAAGCAGCGCACTGTGCCCGATACCTATCCGCTCTCGCTGAATGCGCTGGTCGCCGGTTGCAACCAGAAAACCAGTCGCAGTCCGGTGATGGAAGTCAGCGAAGCCGAAGCGCTTGCCGCGGTCGACCGCCTGAAAGAGCATCAATTGGTGCACGAAGTCAGCGGCAGTCGTGTCGTTCGCTTCGCCCACAATCTGGAAAAGCAGCTCGGCATCCCGACCCAGGCGTCGGCCTTGCTCACAGTCCTGCTGTTGCGCGGCCCGCAAACGGCCGGCGAGCTTCGTCTCAATTGCGAGCGGCTGCACAAATTTGCCGATATTTCATCGGTCGAAGCATTTCTCGATGAATTGGCCTGTCGACCGGAAGGCGAGATGCTGGTCATCGAATTGCCGCGTTTGCCCGGCGCCCGTGAAAATCGCTGGATGCATCTGCTCGGTGGCGAACTGCTCATCGACGCACCGGCCCATGCCGTCCCGGTTGGGGCATCCGGCGCCGCGATTGAAGCGCTGACCGAGCGTGTCGCAACGCTGGAGGCCGAGCTGGCCGCATTGCGCAGCCGGTTCGAGGCCTTTGTTGCAGAAATCGGTGGCTGA
- a CDS encoding 3'-5' exonuclease — protein MSDVAFSRASLSEAELPPYPGIGLEAITLVVDASAAQAALADLLAARVIGFDTESKPTFLKGEASTGPHLVQLATDRHTWLFPIVRGRSVAELKAVLESPDLLKVGFGLGNDHSALKSRLDIEVRNVLDLGEILRGPAHRGTVGAKVAVAHFFGQKLQKSKKIGTSNWSAARLNERQVLYAANDAHVALQVYYAWQASRRAALPA, from the coding sequence GTGAGCGACGTCGCATTCAGCCGGGCATCGCTCAGTGAAGCGGAGTTGCCACCTTATCCCGGTATCGGGCTTGAGGCGATCACGCTGGTCGTCGACGCATCAGCTGCGCAGGCGGCATTGGCCGATTTGCTCGCCGCCAGGGTGATTGGTTTCGACACGGAATCCAAGCCGACTTTCCTGAAAGGCGAAGCGTCGACCGGGCCGCATCTGGTGCAACTGGCAACCGACCGGCACACCTGGTTGTTTCCCATTGTGCGCGGACGTAGCGTGGCTGAACTGAAGGCGGTGCTTGAGTCGCCGGATTTGCTCAAGGTCGGCTTCGGGCTGGGGAATGATCACAGCGCCTTGAAATCGCGGCTTGATATCGAGGTGCGCAATGTGCTCGACCTGGGCGAAATCCTGCGGGGGCCGGCACATCGCGGTACGGTCGGTGCCAAGGTGGCTGTCGCGCATTTTTTCGGCCAGAAATTGCAGAAATCGAAAAAAATTGGCACCAGTAACTGGTCTGCCGCTCGCCTTAACGAACGGCAGGTGCTTTACGCCGCCAACGACGCCCACGTCGCGCTGCAGGTTTATTACGCCTGGCAGGCCAGCCGTCGCGCTGCGCTGCCTGCCTGA
- a CDS encoding alpha/beta hydrolase has protein sequence MDTLLPAIEIESGKNPQYAVIWLHGLGADGSDFVPVVPELGLEDAPGVRFIFPHAPEIPVTCNGGYIMPAWYDIISLDKHSRRVDEGGILHSRAAIRQLIEREIERGIPSERIFLAGFSQGGAIAYTTALTHPAKLAGVIALSTYIPSAGLLAEASAVNRDIPVFSAHGSDDDVVSIELGLAARDLLVERGYQVEWQVYPMPHSVCIEEVQAIGVWLKSRMVSA, from the coding sequence TTGGACACGCTGCTGCCTGCAATCGAAATCGAGTCGGGTAAGAACCCGCAATACGCCGTAATCTGGCTGCACGGCCTGGGGGCGGACGGTTCGGATTTCGTCCCGGTGGTCCCTGAACTGGGGCTGGAAGATGCTCCCGGTGTGCGCTTCATTTTTCCGCATGCGCCGGAAATTCCGGTGACCTGCAACGGCGGCTACATCATGCCGGCCTGGTACGACATCATTTCGCTCGACAAGCATAGCCGGCGGGTTGATGAGGGCGGCATCCTGCATTCGCGCGCCGCCATTCGTCAGTTGATCGAGCGCGAGATCGAACGCGGCATTCCGTCGGAGCGCATTTTCCTGGCTGGCTTTTCGCAGGGCGGGGCGATTGCCTACACCACGGCGCTGACTCATCCGGCAAAACTGGCCGGGGTCATCGCGCTGTCGACCTATATTCCTTCGGCCGGCTTGCTGGCCGAGGCTAGCGCGGTCAACCGCGATATTCCGGTGTTTTCGGCGCATGGCAGCGATGATGATGTCGTTTCCATCGAACTCGGTCTGGCGGCGCGCGATCTGCTGGTCGAGCGCGGTTACCAGGTTGAATGGCAGGTTTATCCGATGCCGCATTCGGTTTGCATTGAAGAGGTGCAAGCTATCGGTGTCTGGCTGAAAAGCCGGATGGTGAGCGCGTGA
- the def gene encoding peptide deformylase, whose amino-acid sequence MAVRTILRMGDPRLLVPAQPVTDFATPALAELIDDMFDTMAAAGGVGLAAPQIGVGLQVVIFGFEQSERYPDADAVPQTILINPVITPLSTAQEAGWEGCLSVPGLRGEVPRFPAIRYQGFDPSGQPIDRSVEGFHARVVQHECDHLIGMLYPMRMRDFSRFGFTDVLFPEMGKES is encoded by the coding sequence ATGGCCGTTCGAACAATATTGCGCATGGGCGATCCGCGCTTGCTGGTCCCGGCGCAACCCGTGACCGATTTTGCGACCCCGGCGCTGGCCGAATTGATCGATGACATGTTCGATACCATGGCCGCCGCCGGTGGCGTTGGCCTGGCAGCGCCGCAGATCGGTGTCGGATTGCAGGTCGTGATTTTCGGCTTCGAGCAAAGCGAACGTTATCCCGACGCTGATGCCGTGCCGCAGACCATCCTGATCAATCCGGTCATTACGCCCCTGTCGACCGCGCAAGAAGCGGGCTGGGAAGGATGTTTGTCGGTGCCGGGGCTGCGTGGCGAGGTGCCGCGTTTTCCGGCCATCCGCTACCAGGGTTTCGATCCTTCCGGCCAGCCGATCGACCGCAGTGTCGAAGGCTTCCATGCGCGTGTTGTGCAGCATGAGTGCGACCATCTGATCGGCATGCTGTATCCGATGCGGATGCGCGATTTCAGCCGTTTTGGCTTTACCGATGTGCTTTTCCCCGAAATGGGCAAGGAGAGTTGA